The following proteins come from a genomic window of Geomonas sp. RF6:
- the uvrA gene encoding excinuclease ABC subunit UvrA: MATDKIIVKGACEHNLKCIDVEIPRDKLVVITGISGSGKSTLAFDTIYAEGQRRYVESLSAYARQFLEQMEKPDVESIEGLSPAISIEQKTTSKNPRSTVGTVTEIYDYLRLLFARLGKAHCYNCGKEISSQSVSQMVDQIMGMPQGTKITLLSPVVRGRKGEYRKELAQFRKDGFVRVIIDGTTHELEEEITLDKKKKHDIDIVVDRLVVKPGLETRLAGSLETALSHAEGIVKVVISADEAAGKGPETLLFSESSACIECGISYPEMTPRMFSFNNPYGACPDCTGLGTRMYLDAELVVPDPDLSIRDGAIAPWEKRLSGWYHQTLESLASAYRFDVRTPFKDLPQKAKDVILNGSGGTMIEFWWEDDRGKRHTYHKAFEGVLNNLERRYRESESEQVREELEKYMNVMPCPTCQGARLKKEALFVRVGGRNIQQVTALSIKDALTYFTSLGLSEKEEEIGRRILKEIRERLNFLVNVGLDYLSLDRSSGTLSGGEGQRIRLATQIGSSLVGVLYILDEPSIGLHQRDNTRLLQTLRHLRDIGNTVLVVEHDEETILEADWVIDMGPGAGVHGGEVVSEGTPAEIMKDPASLTGRYLSGDLVIEVPKVRRKAEKFLKIVGATENNLKNVSVEVPLGIMTCITGVSGSGKSTLTLDTLYKMLSQKLNKSREKPGAVRAIHGLEALDKVINIDQSPIGRTPRSNPATYTGLFTEIREIFAQLPESKVRGYKPGRYSFNVKGGRCEACSGDGIIKIEMHFLPDVYVQCEVCKGARYNRETLEVRYKGRSIAELLDMTVSQALSFLEHIPRIKSKLKTLEEVGLGYIKLGQSATTLSGGEAQRVKLAKELSKRATGRTIYILDEPTTGLHFADIHKLLEVLHKLVEAGNTIVIIEHNLDVIKTADWIIDLGPEGGDRGGEIIATGTPEAVAKVKRSYTGQFLKKLV, from the coding sequence ATGGCAACAGACAAGATTATCGTGAAGGGTGCCTGCGAGCACAACCTGAAGTGCATCGACGTGGAGATCCCGCGTGACAAACTCGTAGTCATTACCGGCATTTCCGGTTCCGGTAAATCGACCCTCGCTTTCGACACCATCTATGCGGAAGGGCAGAGGCGCTACGTGGAGTCGCTCTCGGCCTATGCCCGGCAGTTCCTGGAGCAGATGGAAAAGCCGGACGTGGAGTCGATCGAGGGACTGTCGCCGGCGATCTCCATCGAGCAGAAGACGACCAGCAAGAACCCCCGTTCAACCGTGGGAACGGTCACGGAGATCTACGACTACCTGCGCCTCCTCTTCGCCCGGCTGGGGAAGGCGCACTGCTACAACTGCGGGAAGGAGATCTCCTCGCAGTCGGTCTCCCAGATGGTGGACCAGATCATGGGAATGCCGCAGGGGACGAAGATCACCCTCCTTTCCCCCGTCGTGCGCGGGCGCAAGGGGGAGTACCGGAAGGAACTCGCGCAGTTTCGCAAGGACGGCTTCGTGCGCGTCATCATCGACGGCACCACCCACGAGCTGGAAGAGGAGATCACCCTCGATAAAAAGAAGAAGCACGACATCGACATCGTGGTCGACCGCCTCGTGGTGAAGCCGGGTCTGGAGACGCGGCTCGCGGGATCGCTGGAGACGGCGCTCTCGCACGCGGAAGGGATCGTCAAGGTGGTGATCTCCGCCGACGAGGCGGCCGGGAAGGGTCCCGAGACCCTTCTCTTCTCCGAGTCTTCCGCCTGCATCGAGTGCGGCATCTCCTATCCCGAAATGACGCCGCGCATGTTCTCCTTCAACAACCCCTACGGCGCCTGCCCCGACTGCACCGGCCTCGGAACGAGAATGTACCTCGATGCGGAGCTGGTGGTCCCCGATCCCGATCTCTCCATCAGAGACGGAGCCATCGCGCCGTGGGAGAAGCGGCTTTCGGGGTGGTATCACCAGACGCTCGAGTCGCTGGCCAGCGCCTACCGCTTCGACGTGCGCACCCCGTTCAAGGACCTGCCGCAAAAGGCGAAGGACGTCATCCTGAACGGCTCAGGCGGCACCATGATCGAGTTCTGGTGGGAGGACGACCGCGGCAAGAGACACACCTACCACAAGGCGTTCGAGGGGGTGCTGAACAACCTGGAGCGGCGCTACCGCGAGAGCGAGTCGGAGCAGGTGCGCGAGGAGTTGGAAAAGTACATGAACGTCATGCCCTGCCCCACCTGCCAGGGGGCGCGCCTGAAGAAAGAGGCGCTCTTCGTGCGGGTCGGCGGGCGAAACATCCAGCAGGTGACGGCCCTCTCCATAAAGGACGCGCTCACCTACTTCACCTCACTGGGGCTCTCAGAGAAAGAAGAGGAGATCGGCCGCAGGATCCTGAAGGAAATCAGGGAGCGCCTCAACTTCCTGGTGAACGTCGGACTCGACTACCTGTCGCTCGATCGCTCCTCCGGCACCCTCTCCGGAGGGGAGGGGCAGCGCATCCGTCTCGCCACCCAGATCGGCTCCTCTCTCGTTGGCGTCCTCTACATCCTGGACGAGCCCTCCATCGGCCTGCATCAGCGCGACAACACCCGCCTTTTGCAGACGCTCAGGCACCTGCGCGACATCGGCAACACCGTCCTCGTGGTTGAGCACGACGAGGAGACGATCCTCGAGGCGGACTGGGTTATCGACATGGGTCCGGGCGCCGGCGTGCATGGAGGGGAGGTCGTCTCGGAGGGGACCCCCGCAGAGATAATGAAGGACCCTGCCTCCCTGACCGGGCGCTACCTCTCCGGGGACCTGGTGATCGAGGTGCCGAAGGTGCGCCGGAAGGCGGAGAAGTTCCTGAAGATCGTCGGCGCCACGGAGAACAACCTGAAAAACGTTTCCGTCGAGGTGCCGCTCGGCATCATGACCTGCATCACCGGAGTCTCCGGCTCGGGGAAGTCGACCCTTACTCTCGACACCCTGTACAAGATGCTGAGCCAGAAGCTGAACAAGAGCCGGGAGAAGCCGGGAGCGGTCCGGGCGATCCACGGGCTGGAGGCGCTGGACAAGGTCATCAACATCGACCAGTCCCCCATCGGCCGCACCCCCCGTTCCAACCCCGCGACCTACACCGGTCTCTTTACCGAAATCCGGGAGATCTTCGCGCAGCTCCCGGAGTCGAAGGTGCGCGGCTACAAGCCGGGGCGGTACTCCTTCAACGTAAAGGGGGGGCGTTGCGAGGCGTGCTCCGGTGACGGCATCATCAAGATCGAGATGCACTTCCTCCCCGACGTCTACGTGCAGTGCGAAGTGTGCAAGGGAGCCCGCTACAACAGGGAGACGCTGGAGGTGCGCTACAAGGGGCGCTCCATCGCCGAACTGCTCGATATGACGGTGTCGCAGGCCCTGTCGTTTTTGGAGCACATCCCCAGGATCAAGAGCAAACTGAAGACGCTGGAGGAAGTAGGGCTCGGCTACATAAAGCTCGGCCAGTCGGCAACCACCCTCTCCGGGGGTGAGGCGCAGAGGGTGAAGCTCGCGAAGGAGCTCTCCAAGCGGGCGACCGGGCGGACCATATACATCCTCGACGAGCCGACCACGGGGCTTCACTTCGCCGACATTCACAAGCTCCTCGAGGTGCTGCACAAGCTCGTGGAGGCGGGGAACACCATCGTCATCATCGAGCACAACCTCGACGTCATCAAGACTGCCGACTGGATCATCGACCTCGGGCCGGAAGGGGGGGACCGCGGCGGGGAGATTATCGCCACCGGCACTCCTGAGGCTGTGGCGAAGGTGAAGCGCTCCTACACCGGGCAGTTCCTCAAGAAGCTGGTGTGA